In Metarhizium brunneum chromosome 3, complete sequence, a genomic segment contains:
- the Ank3_2 gene encoding Ankyrin-3, whose translation MDGPIHLVLVSGVAGSRAGEDGDPKKFLIERFPKCLLDEFCLLGGSVTRRRLLYHRSSLLLEQLRNSRSSQNVSHNLPIVFLGHGLGALIVKKVNKHPGPVRMNTNMAELVFFGAPHRATGQNTWEHMCSRLILMFVPPPEYPVKLVQRLAGGLDGLDASFRTISSSFDVVNFYESSRHPSIDSKCSILGLQDETDVPCDTTHEELWRFYPGEPVAEELYQRILATRNSRNLLLYDFFRHLSLLDSQIHRLRPTFVTSTQVDWICDNNAVMSWRSDPSVGILRISGPSSSGPTAVAARILGMLLEKTDLKRTVYLSFSFDKNNIRARAPFDLYLSLCRQLLSSRPGYFEHISPVAKFLTKDGVCTTETLWVMVRCLMSHLLDDQSVSVYCIVDGVDQCSTFQKETINRMEGFIGPSKGRFKLLLSGSLVALQSTCESTKYQDVALESSSENMLFAKEQHVRGRINELALDNSAWDGLEKLATEMLGELPKDSPYLLVKLNMVLLEWTGRHSTRKSLKKALKQQPTTLDGFYNRALSSIDEANCNWVTAALRWVAFAVRPLRPTELAVAVALDEIPGGYPWTTDFSSDDFSDLIRRDIIGDLKQHMVPLLKVEDNRVYFIHDTFRAYLVETVFASSLPQTENDTPSQKEEEEDLLFYCLEYVRGFGKRGAESFICEDGILTSLPADWDLGLLSYASLQWPRHFRQTTTKSEAQSFLLQFLQGGEGVKTWQNLHHLLNPLHKRINTSLNSPLKIVCNFGLAELVDRCIGLLAPTEDPKVQMRESLNLAARNGHDNVVRNLLDKGVRSPEALGLAARGGFENVVETLLSVGFDLNYIDETRYAPLHHATCGGHTQIVSLLLEKGADINVLISPIPSQELSKLIREQNRLTRQSSYPESDSDSDLDVDDLKLSPTGTEANVLAHLAWSESSLHLAALTGQLGIAELLLERGADVHIENSTGYGPLSYAAIGGFPELLYLLLRDRSDGLEKVSVDKVSTSDRNTALHLAVTCGHTEAAGILLRHSKDAPELAQTANIHHLTPIHIAARQGHVSLLNLLVDKTDKKQDTESIDSTDKDDQQMSPIEFVIPPGNPSTSSRRHTRRRSRRKSTSRRSPERRSRPSSAAPTPITVREDRPKSALELAAGNGHDQVVRALLERKTWSRPRDRALALNLAAMNGHSKVVKTLLETLAGDILAPAAVDSGGKTAIHLAAEGGHSKILEELLAHPRSFPVNATTNEGIVPLHISARAGHVNAMMVLIRHKAEKDFVDQHSKTALLLAAENGHLSCVDQLLEQGADHKKTDDSGRTALHLAAGNGHMAVAKPLCAFKDIMWTQDECHYTAFDLLVRHEKIEYVEDFIQMLDNTVGDETESNRGGIPLHMAANMGNIDMLRLLLDKGWRPDVRDAESLAPLHIAVMDAFFPGVKLLLEHPLCDIAAKDSLGRTVTHLAGTAELASYLLSSGAANDLKDSFGRTPLYQAAFDGHVGVAEVLLDSKPKPNIATRDSDGWNVLHAAFDNPSMTKLLLKHDAEPNALTNEGLTPLALAIRENFIKTAELLLGAGADPNLVGAFEDPPLILAFEQENTLQLIKILASRSNRLNLFAKGPDGDTALRIAARRGKLPEAQYLLKALEDSATPGLKAVCFSALRDCVSSLEFNSELAEMFVKRDVEGMVNRTSEPRPTALHVACSKGTIGAVKWLLEKGAYVNTLRGGYSALCAAVESDQDAQEKVELLLEHDADVNVTHENQATALQRASSKGRTQLVKLLIDNGADVNLTGGDLDSVLNAAIRTGSDLATIQLIIKKAGVSRAGRDGRLPIHIAAISDRANVLQVLVNAGANPLARDADGRSALIHEVANLSDEAVEYLLREGYFDADEVDTNSQTPLILATIFGCKTTVKLLLEEKGFSKPEVLNAQDYEGKTALVRAAALDHLEIIEELLERGADPCLVDCRGRSALYWAARGARMETLGVVIRALEERDDQPADLWNVAVHGAIASDRPYALEKLLEKEDVDVEFTGPDGWTPLYTAQRYDSGRIESILHQHAQISSKPAEGLQRPTKWHPQDSYRSFEMGPDGNTLSVLGGTKFMYRTGLDSAIVRADYPMLPLYKGRVYYFELRLTKVAEKGFVGIGFCEDKTSLDRALGWFQGSWAFYSDDGCLFEDGNNPWTGTKYADACSEAGKVLGCGINFATGEAFYTIDGTAVGRAFTQIRGKLYPAVTMKVAYGGWEVSVVFPGEDGKSDDFMYKGDLESEDLTREAVDLSYRK comes from the exons ATGGCCCTATCCA CTTGGTTCTTGTGTCTGGAGTTGCTGGGTCTCGTGCAGGAGAAGACGGAGATCCCAAGAAGTTTCTCATTGAACGATTTCCGAAGTGTCTCCTCGACGAATTCTGCCTCTTAGGCGGCTCCGTCACCAGAAGGCGACTTTTGTACCACAGATCCAGCTTGCTACTAGAACAACTACGGAACTCGCGAAGCTCTCAGAACGTCTCACAT AATCTTCCAATAGTCTTCCTTGGTCATGGACTCGGGGCTTTGATTGTGAAAAAGGTAAACAAACACCCTGGGCCGGTCCGAATGAACACAAACATGGCTGAGCTC GTCTTTTTCGGCGCACCGCATAGAGCAACTGGGCAAAACACCTGGGAGCATATGTGCTCGCGCCTCATTCTGATGTTTGTGCCACCACCAGAGTATCCCGTCAAACTTGTTCAACGCTTAGCGGGCGGATTGGACGGCCTTGACGCAAGTTTCCGCACAATATCTAGCAGTTTTGACGTTGTCAACTTTTACGAGTCAAGTAGACATCCCTCA ATTGATAGTAAGTGTTCGATCCTTGGTTTACAGGATGAGACGGACGTCCCCTGTGACACTACACACGAGGAGCTCTGGCGGTTTTATCCTGGGGAACCCGTAGCCGAGGAGCTGTACCAACGGATCCTTGCAACGAGAAACA GCAGAAATTTGCTACTATATGACTTCTTTCGACATCTATCACTCCTTGACTCCCAGATCCATCGGTTGAGGCCAACCTTTGTAACATCGACCCAAGTGGACTGGATCTGCGACAACAATGCTGTCATGTCCTGGAGAAGCGACCCCTCGGTAGGGATTCTACGCATTAGCGGACCTTCAAGCTCTGGTCCAACTGCAGTAGCGGCACGGATTCTGGGGATGCTCCTAGAGAAAACAGATCTCAAAAGAACCGTATATCTCAGCTTCTCGTTCGACAAGAATAATATTCGTGCCCGTGCTCCATTCGATCTTTATCTTTCACTATGTCGTCAACTTCTCTCTTCTCGGCCAGGTTACTTTGAACATATTTCACCTGTTGCCAAGTTCCTTACCAAAGATGGCGTTTGTACTACGGAGACCCTGTGGGTTATGGTCCGATGCCTGATGAGTCACTTACTAGACGACCAAAGTGTCTCGGTATACTGCATCGTTGATGGCGTAGACCAGTGCAGCACCTTCCAAAAGGAGACGATCAACCGCATGGAGGGATTCATTGGACCGTCAAAAGGCCGATTCAAACTTCTCCTCTCAGGGTCCTTGGTGGCACTGCAATCAACTTGCGAGTCGACAAAGTACCAGGACGTTGCTCTTGAGTCAAGCAGTGAAAACATGTTGTTCGCGAAAGAGCAACATGTCCGGGGCAGGATCAACGAGTTGGCACTTGACAACTCTGCATGGGACGGGCTCGAAAAACTGGCGACCGAAATGTTGGGAGAACTGCCCAAAGACTCGCCGTATTTATTGGTCAAGCTTAACATGGTTTTGCTCGAGTGGACTGGCAGACATTCGACAAGAAAGTCCCTGAAGAAGGCACTCAAACAACAACCCACAACACTCGATGGATTCTATAACCGTGCACTGAGCTCCATAGATGAGGCAAACTGCAACTGGGTGACTGCAGCTCTTCGATGGGTTGCCTTTGCAGTTCGACCCCTGAGACCGACTGAGCTGGCGGTAGCCGTGGCGCTTGACGAAATCCCAGGGGGGTACCCTTGGACCACAGACTTTTCGTCCGACGATTTTAGTGATTTGATCCGCCGAGACATTATTGGAGATTTGAAGCAGCATATGGTACCGCTCTTGAAGGTGGAAGACAACCGAGTCTATTTCATCCACGACACCTTTCGAGCTTACCTCGTAGAAACAGTATTTGCTTCCAGCCTGCCGCAGACAGAGAATGATACTCCGtcacaaaaagaagaagaagagga CCTTCTCTTCTATTGTCTCGAATATGTGAGGGGTTTCGGCAAACGAGGCGCAGAATCTTTCATTTGCGAAGACGGCATCCTGACCTCCCTCCCTGCTGACTGGGACTTGGGCCTACTTAGCTATGCATCTCTGCAATGGCCTCGCCATTTTCGACAAACAACCACCAAGTCCGAAGCTCAGAGCTTTCTACTCCAGTTTCTCCAAGGTGGCGAGGGGGTGAAGACGTGGCAAAATCTTCACCATCTGCTGAATCCATTGCATAAGAGAATCAATACCTCGCTGAACAGCCCTCTCAAAATAGTGTGCAACTTTGGACTTGCAGAGCTGGTCGATCGTTGCATCGGTCTCTTGGCGCCTACCGAGGACCCAAAAGTCCAGATGCGCGAGTCACTTAACCTTGCAGCCAGAAACGGCCATGACAATGTTGTTCGAAATTTGCTTGACAAAGGCGTCAGATCACCAGAGGCCCTTGGTCTAGCCGCTAGAGGGGGCTTCGAGAATGTCGTTGAAACCCTGCTTTCCGTTGGTTTCGACCTGAACTATATAGACGAGACAAGGTATGCGCCACTCCATCACGCTACTTGTGGTGGCCACACGCAAATCGTCTCGTTGCTTTTGGAAAAGGGGGCCGATATCAACGTTCTTATATCACCCATTCCAAGCCAGGAGCTTTCGAAATTGATCCGTGAGCAAAACCGCCTTACTCGACAGTCAAGCTACCCCGAGTCGGATTCAGACTCCGACTTGGACGTCGATGACCTGAAACTGTCTCCAACGGGGACTGAGGCCAACGTGTTAGCCCACCTAGCCTGGTCTGAATCGAGCTTACATCTGGCAGCACTCACTGGGCAACTGGGAATTGCCGAGCTGCTACTCGAGAGAGGTGCCGATGTACATATAGAGAATTCTACAGGATACGGACCCTTGAGCTATGCAGCAATAGGGGGATTCCCAGAGCTACTATACCTACTTCTGAGGGATAGAAGTGATGGCCTAGAGAAGGTGAGTGTAGACAAAGTATCCACGTCAGATAGAAACACTGCACTACATCTTGCGGTTACGTGCGGTCATACCGAGGCAGCTGGGATCCTTTTACGACATAGCAAGGACGCTCCCGAGCTTGCCCAAACAGCGAACATCCACCACTTGACCCCTATTCATATCGCGGCGCGACAGGGACATGTCAGTCTCCTGAACTTGTTAGTCGACAAGACGGACAAGAAGCAAGACACAGAGAGCATTGACAGCACAGACAAGGACGACCAGCAAATGTCACCCATAGAGTTTGTAATACCCCCGGGAAACCCTTCCACAAGTTCTCGCCGACATACTCGAAGACGGTCCCGCCGCAAGTCGACTTCAAGGCGCTCCCCAGAACGGAGAAGCAGGCCTTCTTCCGCGGCCCCGACTCCCATCACCGTTCGGGAAGACCGACCCAAATCAGCGCTGGAATTAGCTGCTGGGAATGGACACGACCAGGTTGTACGTGCCTTGCTTGAACGTAAAACCTGGAGCAGGCCGCGGGATCGTGCATTGGCTCTCAATCTGGCAGCTATGAATGGACATAGCAAAGTTGTCAAGACTCTTCTTGAGACCCTTGCCGGTGACATCTTGGCCCCTGCTGCCGTCGATTCTGGTGGGAAAACAGCAATTCATCTTGCAGCTGAAGGAGGGCACTCAAAAATACTCGAAGAGCTACTTGCTCATCCACGATCATTTCCGGTCAATGCCACCACAAATGAGGGTATTGTGCCGCTTCATATTTCTGCCAGAGCCGGGCATGTAAATGCTATGATGGTTCTCATCCGCCACAAGGCCGAAAAGGATTTTGTTGATCAACATTCCAAAACAGCATTGCTTCTTGCTGCGGAAAACGGACACCTGTCCTGCGTTGACCAGCTTCTTGAGCAAGGGGCTGATCACAAAAAGACAGACGACTCGGGAAGGACAGCATTACACCTTGCGGCGGGGAACGGACACATGGCGGTTGCCAAGCCATTATGCGCATTCAAAGACATCATGTGGACGCAGGACGAATGCCACTATACGGCCTTTGACCTGTTGGTGCGCCATGAGAAAATCGAATACGTCGAGGACTTTATTCAGATGCTAGATAATACTGTCGGTGACGAGACCGAGTCAAACCGAGGAGGGATCCCACTTCATATGGCCGCCAACATGGGGAATATTGACATGTTGCGGCTCCTGCTTGACAAAGGTTGGAGGCCCGACGTTCGCGATGCCGAAAGCTTGGCGCCGCTGCATATTGCAGTCATGGATGCCTTTTTTCCAGGCGTCAAGCTACTTCTTGAACACCCGCTCTGCGATATCGCCGCCAAGGATAGTCTTGGTCGAACGGTAACGCACCTTGCTGGGACAGCGGAGCTAGCGAGCTATCTCTTAAGCTCTGGGGCTGCAAACGACTTGAAAGACAGCTTCGGCCGAACTCCGTTATATCAAGCTGCTTtcgatggccatgttggggtGGCTGAAGTACTTCTTGACTCAAAACCCAAGCCAAATATTGCTACTCGAGATTCGGATGGTTGGAATGTTCTGCACGCGGCATTTGACAACCCGTCCATGACCAAGTTGCTGCTGAAGCATGATGCGGAACCAAATGCTCTGACAAATGAAGGTCTTACACCTTTAGCTCTCGCCATCCGGGAGAATTTCATCAAAACTGCGGAGCTGCTGTTGGGAGCCGGCGCTGATCCAAACCTCGTGGGTGCCTTCGAGGACCCCCCGCTGATTTTGGCATTCGAACAGGAGAACACTCTGCAGCTAATCAAGATACTTGCTAGCAGGAGCAATCGTCTGAATCTCTTTGCTAAGGGCCCTGATGGGGACACTGCACTTCGCATCGCGGCGCGGCGGGGGAAACTCCCTGAGGCCCAATATCTGCTCAAGGCACTCGAAGATAGTGCAACACCTGGCCTCAAAGCCGTGTGTTTTTCAGCTCTCCGCGACTGCGTGTCTTCGTTAGAATTTAACTCTGAACTGGCAGAGATGTTTGTCAAACGCGACGTCGAGGGCATGGTGAACAGAACATCTGAGCCTCGGCCTACTGCGCTGCACGTGGCATGTTCCAAAGGCACTATTGGTGCGGTCAAGTGGCTCCTCGAAAAAGGGGCGTACGTCAATACTCTGCGAGGAGGGTACAGCGCATTATGTGCCGCTGTGGAAAGCGACCAGGATGCCCAGGAAAAAGTCGAGTTGCTCCTCGAACACGACGCTGATGTCAATGTCACCCACGAAAACCAAGCCACCGCTCTTCAGAGAGCATCATCCAAAGGAAGGACACAACTTGTCAAGCTGCTCATCGACAACGGAGCAGACGTTAATCTCACGGGAGGTGACCTTGATAGCGTTCTGAATGCAGCTATCCGAACTGGGTCAGACTTGGCCACTATCCAACTCATAATCAAGAAAGCAGGCGTCTCCAGAGCTGGGAGAGATGGCAGGTTACCTATTCACATCGCAGCTATATCAGACAGGGCCAACGTTTTGCAAGTCCTGGTAAACGCGGGAGCAAATCCTCTGGCCAGAGACGCAGACGGGCGGTCCGCCCTAATACACGAAGTTGCAAATCTCAGCGACGAGGCGGTCGAGTACCTCCTCAGGGAAGGCTATTTCGATGCCGATGAGGTGGACACCAACTCCCAGACGCCTCTTATCCTTGCTACGATATTTGGCTGCAAGACCACCGtcaagctcctcctcgaAGAAAAGGGCTTCAGCAAGCCCGAGGTACTCAATGCTCAGGATTATGAAGGCAAGACGGCCCTGGTGCGTGCAGCGGCTCTAGACCATCTCGAAATTATCGAGGAGCTGTTGGAAAGGGGCGCAGACCCGTGTCTTGTCGACTGCCGTGGCCGCAGCGCGCTCTATTGGGCTGCGCGCGGAGCACGGATGGAGACGCTTGGGGTTGTCATCAGGGCCCTGGAAGAGCGAGATGATCAGCCCGCGGACCTCTGGAACGTTGCTGTTCACGGAGCTATTGCATCCGATAGGCCGTATGCTCTCGAAAAACTCCTCGAGAAGGAGGATGTGGATGTCGAGTTCACGGGGCCCGATGGTTGGACTCCGTTGTATACTGCCCAACGGTATGACTCGGGCCGTATAGAGTCAATTCTGCACCAACATGCTCAAATCTCTTCAAAGCCAGCAGAAGGGCTGCAGAGGCCAACCAAGTGGCATCCTCAGGATTCATACCGTAGTTTCGAGATGGGACCCGATGGCAACACCCTGAGTGTTCTGG GAGGGACCAAATTTATGTATCGGACCGGGCTAGACAGTGCAATCGTCAGGGCAGACTACCCCATGCTGCCCCTTTACAAAGGCAGAGTCTACTATTTTGAGCTTAGACTCACCAAAGTTGCCGAAAAAGG GTTCGTCGGCATTGGATTCTGCGAAGACAAGACTTCGCTGGATAGAGCGCTCGGCTGGTTCCAGGGCTCATGGGCGTTCTATTCGGACGACGGCTGTCTTTTTGAGGACGGAAATAATCCATGGACTGGAACTAAGTATGCTGATGCTTGCAGTGAGGCGGGCAAGGTCCTCGGGTGCGGAATCAACTTTGCAACAGGCGAAGCATTTTATACCATCGACGGAACAGCTGTCG GGCGGGCCTTCACCCAAATTCGTGGCAAGTTGTACCCAGCCGTAACTATGAAAGTGGCCTACGGAGGCTGGGAGGTATCCGTTGTGTTCCCAGGAGAGGATGGAAAGTCTGACGATTTCATGTACAAGGGGGATTTAGAGAGCGAGGATTTAACTCGGGAG GCCGTGGATTTGAGCTACCGTAAATAG